A single genomic interval of Hevea brasiliensis isolate MT/VB/25A 57/8 chromosome 4, ASM3005281v1, whole genome shotgun sequence harbors:
- the LOC110638965 gene encoding uncharacterized protein LOC110638965, with protein MKLKQLESLLGDLQQFSNPKIELEQYPTGSHIASRMLYTAENSFGDVSNKVVADFGCGCATLGAAAALLGAEQVIGIDIDSESIERASLNAEELELDINFLQCDVRNLGWRGHIVDTVVMNPPFGTRKKGADMDFLSVALKVASQAVYSLHKTSTRDHVKRAALRDFGASSAEVLCELRFDVPQLYKFHKKREVDIAVDLWRFGPKSSQGKGI; from the exons ATGAAACTGAAGCAATTAGAAAGCCTTTTAGGTGATCTTCAGCAGTTCTCCAACCCaaag ATAGAGCTAGAGCAGTACCCAACTGGATCCCACATTGCTTCTCGCATGCTCTACACT GCAGAGAATTCATTTGGTGATGTGAGCAACAAGGTAGTGGCGGATTTTGGCTGCGGCTGTGCCACTCTGGGTGCTGCAGCTGCTCTTCTGGGCGCAGA ACAGGTGATTGGCATTGATATCGATTCTGAATCTATTGAGAGAGCATCACTAAATGCAGAGGAACTTGAG CTGGACATAAATTTTCTTCAATGTGACGTCAGGAACTTAGGATGGAGAg GTCACATTGTTGATACTGTTGTGATGAATCCTCCATTTGGAACCCGGAAAAAAGGTGCTGATATGGATTTTCTTTCTGTGGCTTTAAAG GTTGCTTCTCAGGCAGTTTATTCTTTGCACAAGACCTCAACAAGAGAT CATGTGAAAAGGGCAGCTTTGCGAGACTTTGGTGCTAGCAGTGCTGAGGTTCTATGTGAG CTTCGGTTTGATGTACCACAACTAtacaaatttcataagaaaagggAGGTGGATATCGCTGTAGATCTCTGGCGGTTTGGACCCAAAAGTAGTCAGGGAAAGGGTATTTAA
- the LOC110638990 gene encoding auxin-responsive protein IAA27, whose amino-acid sequence MSMPLEHDYIGLSSEVPPMENSDNKFTSVGLNLKATELRLGLPGSESPDRGNGNSQLSIGAPNNSNNSNSCNNNNKSFVSGAKRGFSVAIHGGSVNWVFSGSAGSEPDFSPIAANAGKVITGSDSVTVNIDGLPQSPKPVAQEKKNQVPAVNGHGVAPASKAQVVGWPPIRSFRKNTMASHPPKNDDDAEAKLGSGCLYIKVSMDGAPYLRKVDLKTYGSYTELSSALEKMFSCFTIGQCGSHGVPSRDGLSESRLMDLLHGSEYVLTYEDKDGDWMLVGDVPWKMFTDSCRRLRIMNSSEAIGLAPRAMEKCKSRN is encoded by the exons atgtctATGCCCTTAGAGCATGACTACATAGGCTTATCATCAGAGGTTCCTCCAATGGAAAACTCTGATAACAAGTTTACTAGTGTTGGTCTCAACTTAAAAGCCACCGAGTTGAGACTTGGGTTACCTGGGTCTGAGTCACCGGACAGAGGGAATGGGAACTCGCAACTTAGTATTGGTGCACCTAACAACAGCAACAACAGCAACAGCTGCAACAATAATAATAAGAGCTTCGTGTCAGGTGCCAAAAGGGGCTTTTCTGTTGCCATTCACGGTGGCTCTGTCAACTGGGTTTTCTCAGGCAGTGCTGGATCTGAGCCTGATTTTTCTCCCATAGCTGCTAATGCTGGCAAAGTGATTACTGGGTCGGATTCGGTTACGGTTAACATAGACGGGTTGCCCCAGTCACCGAAACCGGTCGCGCAGGAGAAGAAGAATCAAGTTCCTGCAGTTAATGGCCATGGAGTTGCTCCTGCTTCGAA GGCACAAGTTGTGGGATGGCCACCAATTCGTTCCTTCCGAAAAAATACAATGGCTTCTCATCCTCCAAAGAATGACGATGATGCAGAAGCCAAGTTGGGGTCTGGATGTCTTTATATTAAGGTCAGTATGGATGGTGCTCCTTATTTGAGAAAGGTTGATCTCAAGACCTATGGCAGCTATACAGAACTCTCTTCAGCATTGGAAAAGATGTTCAGCTGCTTTACAATTG GTCAGTGTGGTTCTCATGGAGTCCCCAGCCGAGATGGACTGAGTGAAAGTCGATTGATGGATCTCTTGCATGGTTCTGAATATGTTCTCACATATGAAGACAAAGATGGTGATTGGATGCTTGTTGGTGATGTTCCTTGGAA GATGTTCACCGACTCTTGTCGGAGGCTGAGGATAATGAACAGTTCCGAGGCAATTGGCCTAG CCCCAAGAGCCATGGAGAAGTGTAAAAGTCGTAACTAG